Proteins found in one Mytilus edulis chromosome 2, xbMytEdul2.2, whole genome shotgun sequence genomic segment:
- the LOC139512236 gene encoding uncharacterized protein C1orf53-like: MTCLIFGSPLMSNLAHLLSVATARKSLRQLHPYVCGKCVRQYSDKVKTKTNNVSESEAETFSWEALVDYTKLTAQDVKIHRKHVEAVRNQQMSYTDPGTGYMVMTRLSHVTRGDCCGNACRHCPYGQKNVPDEMKRKFNSAFYS, translated from the exons ATGACATGTCTAATTTTTGGAAGTCCATTGATGTCAAATCTTGCACATCTTCTCAGTGTGGCAACAGCTAGAAAGTCATTAAGACAGTTACATCCATATGTCTGTGGAAAGTGTGTCAGACAATACAGTGACAAAgtaaagacaaaaacaaacaatgttaGTGAAAGTGAGGCTGAAACATTCTCTTGGGAAGCTTTAGTGGATTATACTAAACTTACTGCTCAGGATGTCAAAATTCATAGAAAACATGTAGAAGCTGTAAGG AATCAACAAATGTCCTACACAGATCCAGGAACAGGCTATATGGTTATGACCAGATTATCACATGTAACTAGAGGAGATTGTTGTGGAAATGCTTGCAGACAT TGTCCCTATGGACAGAAAAATGTACCTGATGAGATGAAGAGAAAGTTTAACTCAGCATTTTATTCTTGA